The following coding sequences lie in one Chitinivibrionales bacterium genomic window:
- the xerD gene encoding site-specific tyrosine recombinase XerD — protein sequence MNVLPFLTSFLSYLKLEKNLSENTLASYKFDLDRLRAYFTNKKIENLADVKPDLLHAYVRELYDVGFAATSIQRTLSSMRIYFAWAVAEGRLNTDPTELLESPKSSRYLPPVLTVEEVNRVLEGIDTKKRGGIRDRALLETLYATGMRVSELAAFTLEQIMAAEGMVRVFGKGSKERLVPIGDMALSWIDDYCKTERPLYAKTHTDSTVFLSIRGTGLSRMAIWKIIQNRVKAAGIAKHVSPHTFRHSFATHLLEGGADLRAVQEMLGHANIVTTEIYTHVNSEYLREVHRSFHPRFAGRA from the coding sequence ATGAACGTCCTCCCGTTCCTTACCTCCTTTTTATCCTATTTGAAGCTCGAAAAAAATCTCAGCGAAAACACCCTTGCTTCCTATAAATTCGACCTCGACCGCCTGCGCGCCTATTTTACCAATAAGAAAATCGAAAACCTCGCGGATGTCAAACCCGACCTGCTCCACGCGTACGTGCGCGAACTGTATGACGTTGGCTTCGCCGCGACCTCCATCCAGCGCACGCTTTCCTCGATGAGAATATATTTCGCCTGGGCCGTCGCAGAGGGCCGTTTGAACACCGACCCCACTGAGCTTTTGGAAAGCCCCAAGTCGAGCCGTTACCTTCCCCCGGTGCTCACGGTGGAGGAAGTAAACCGCGTGCTGGAAGGCATCGACACGAAGAAGCGCGGCGGCATACGCGACCGCGCCTTGCTCGAGACGCTGTACGCAACGGGCATGCGCGTGTCCGAGCTCGCCGCGTTCACGCTTGAGCAGATCATGGCGGCCGAGGGCATGGTGCGGGTGTTCGGCAAGGGGTCAAAGGAGCGGCTCGTGCCCATCGGCGACATGGCGCTTTCGTGGATCGACGATTATTGCAAAACCGAGCGGCCGCTCTATGCCAAGACGCACACCGACAGCACGGTGTTCCTGAGCATCAGGGGCACGGGCCTTTCGCGCATGGCAATCTGGAAAATCATACAGAACCGCGTGAAGGCGGCAGGGATCGCCAAGCACGTTTCACCGCATACCTTCAGGCATTCGTTCGCGACGCACCTGCTTGAGGGCGGCGCCGACCTGCGCGCGGTACAGGAGATGCTCGGCCACGCCAACATCGTGACCACGGAGATCTACACGCATGTGAACAGCGAATACCTCAGGGAGGTGCACCGCAGCTTCCATCCCAGGTTTGCGGGGCGCGCATGA
- a CDS encoding MBL fold metallo-hydrolase, translating into MNLTITKFVTGPLETNTYVVSLKQEPVLVIDPSSNCQELLAFLKSKKLSVEAILLTHGHFDHLLGISEIQAYSPDAAVWVHPKEKFLLVSAEYNGSFMVGMNYTYKGKTSDLNEGNVTIGAFAFEVLFMPGHSPGGVALVFREGKQTACFSGDSLFADSIGRYDFPGSDGQLLVKNIKEKLLALPDDTVVYPGHMGRTTIGRERRMNPFLTELNS; encoded by the coding sequence ATGAACCTCACCATCACCAAATTCGTCACCGGCCCGCTCGAGACCAACACCTACGTGGTGTCGCTCAAGCAGGAGCCGGTGCTGGTCATCGACCCTTCAAGCAACTGCCAGGAGCTTCTCGCGTTCCTCAAGTCGAAAAAACTTTCTGTTGAGGCGATCCTTCTCACCCATGGCCATTTCGACCATCTGCTTGGCATTTCTGAAATACAGGCATACTCGCCCGACGCGGCGGTATGGGTGCACCCGAAGGAAAAATTTCTTCTGGTAAGCGCCGAATACAACGGCTCCTTCATGGTCGGCATGAATTACACCTATAAAGGGAAGACGTCGGACCTCAACGAGGGAAACGTCACCATAGGCGCGTTCGCGTTTGAGGTGCTTTTCATGCCCGGCCACAGCCCGGGCGGCGTGGCGCTGGTGTTCAGGGAGGGAAAACAGACCGCTTGCTTTTCTGGTGATTCCCTTTTCGCGGACTCCATCGGGCGTTACGATTTTCCCGGCAGCGACGGACAGCTGCTGGTTAAGAACATTAAGGAAAAGCTGCTCGCGCTTCCGGACGACACCGTGGTGTATCCGGGGCATATGGGAAGGACAACGATCGGGAGAGAGAGAAGGATGAATCCGTTTTTGACGGAGTTGAATAGTTGA
- a CDS encoding DUF2293 domain-containing protein produces MNNTKEIKVFISSRESVCGECGENLGTKAWITLDQFAEKIREYFPACPKSREHDIAQFACLKYSGRIGRSAGAKEFGPQAINLAVRAHIRHTLLTTTSC; encoded by the coding sequence ATGAATAATACAAAGGAAATAAAAGTATTCATCTCCTCGCGTGAGTCCGTCTGCGGCGAATGCGGCGAGAATTTGGGGACCAAGGCCTGGATCACTCTTGATCAATTTGCCGAAAAGATACGCGAATATTTCCCCGCGTGCCCGAAATCGAGGGAGCATGATATAGCCCAGTTCGCCTGCTTGAAATACAGCGGGCGGATCGGCAGGAGCGCGGGCGCAAAAGAGTTTGGTCCCCAGGCCATCAATCTAGCCGTACGCGCTCACATACGCCACACCCTACTAACTACGACGAGCTGCTGA
- a CDS encoding ATP-dependent helicase: MPLPNNSELLYGLNSEQVRAVTAAFERPLLVLAGAGSGKTLVLTRRIAYLAEKFCAPERVLALTFTRAAAREMAGRLTAFANGGAGRGAPLVTTFHAFCLRVLFEEVDGKRNCTRLGYRGRPRLVPAQIRPRMIAAASTRSERLLLGMDVLELEALVLKRLAFPKKQDGLSAEQEACIETITGRYSIAKKQAGLWDFADFIAGALRLFDTEETIAKHYESKYLAVLVDEFQDTNPVQIKLLKRLLTANKPFFAVGDDDQAIYGFQGADRRTILNFAEHFQNSEIVKLQTNYRSTPAILAAANKIFRKKPGQYGKVLRAGLIAKTVSEQRKPVKKIFETEDEMSIWLADTIRKLKADHALDFSGIAILFRLNQTRDSMEALLKKESVFDSRLPRLLTVHSAKGMEFDAVFLCDLEEGIFPGTRGITHNPSFLELLAAVVKRNKSEEEELGEEQRLFYVGVTRAKRFLWLVSVRNKELYGRTMRFEGSRFLRLV; this comes from the coding sequence ATGCCCTTGCCTAATAATTCGGAACTATTGTACGGCCTTAATTCCGAACAGGTCCGCGCCGTCACCGCCGCGTTTGAAAGACCCCTGCTTGTGCTTGCCGGCGCGGGAAGCGGCAAGACCCTGGTGCTCACCAGGCGCATTGCATATCTGGCGGAGAAATTCTGCGCTCCCGAGCGCGTTCTCGCGCTCACCTTCACCCGCGCGGCCGCGCGGGAGATGGCCGGCCGGCTGACCGCATTTGCAAACGGCGGCGCCGGCCGGGGCGCGCCGCTCGTCACCACGTTCCATGCGTTCTGCCTGCGCGTATTGTTTGAGGAGGTTGACGGAAAGAGAAACTGCACCAGGCTCGGCTACCGCGGCCGGCCGAGGCTCGTTCCGGCGCAGATCCGGCCGCGCATGATCGCCGCGGCCTCCACGCGCAGCGAGCGGCTGCTTCTCGGCATGGACGTTCTCGAACTGGAAGCGCTCGTGCTGAAGCGGCTGGCGTTTCCCAAGAAGCAAGATGGCCTTTCCGCGGAACAGGAAGCATGCATCGAAACGATTACAGGACGCTACTCGATTGCGAAAAAACAAGCCGGGCTCTGGGATTTTGCGGATTTTATCGCCGGCGCATTACGTTTGTTTGACACAGAGGAAACTATTGCAAAACACTATGAATCGAAATATCTCGCCGTTCTTGTTGACGAATTTCAGGACACGAATCCGGTCCAGATAAAACTGCTTAAACGGCTGTTAACGGCGAATAAACCGTTCTTTGCCGTCGGTGACGACGATCAGGCAATATACGGATTTCAGGGAGCGGACCGGCGCACGATACTGAACTTTGCCGAGCATTTTCAGAATTCAGAAATTGTCAAGCTTCAGACCAACTACCGGAGCACGCCGGCGATTCTTGCGGCGGCGAATAAAATTTTCAGGAAGAAACCCGGGCAGTATGGGAAGGTATTGAGGGCAGGGCTGATCGCCAAAACCGTTTCCGAACAGAGAAAACCGGTGAAAAAAATATTTGAAACTGAAGATGAAATGTCAATCTGGCTTGCTGATACAATACGAAAACTCAAAGCCGATCATGCGCTTGACTTTTCAGGAATAGCGATATTGTTCCGGCTCAACCAGACGCGGGACAGTATGGAGGCGCTGCTTAAAAAGGAATCCGTGTTTGATTCCCGGCTCCCGCGCCTGCTCACCGTGCATTCCGCAAAAGGCATGGAGTTTGACGCCGTTTTCCTCTGCGATTTGGAGGAAGGGATTTTTCCGGGTACGCGCGGCATAACGCACAATCCCTCGTTTCTTGAATTGCTGGCTGCTGTGGTGAAAAGGAATAAAAGCGAGGAGGAGGAACTGGGCGAGGAGCAGCGCCTGTTTTACGTGGGCGTCACGCGCGCGAAACGGTTTTTGTGGCTGGTGTCGGTGAGGAACAAGGAATTATATGGAAGGACGATGAGGTTTGAAGGGTCGAGGTTTTTAAGACTGGTGTGA